A single genomic interval of Pyrus communis chromosome 5, drPyrComm1.1, whole genome shotgun sequence harbors:
- the LOC137735441 gene encoding cellulose synthase A catalytic subunit 3 [UDP-forming]-like has protein sequence MESEGETAAKPMKSVGGKVCQICGDNVGKTADGEPFIACDVCAFPVCRPCYEYERKDGNQSCPQCKTRYKRHKGSPAILGDREEDAVADDGTSDFNYTSENQNEKQKIAERMLSWHMTYGRGEDVSAPNYDKEVSHNHIPLLASGQEVSGELSAASPERLSMASPGVGPGKRAHHHSYGSDVNQSPNIRVVDPVREFGSPGIGNVAWKERVDGWKMKQEKNVIPMSTGQATSERGGGDIDARSDVIVDDSLLNDEARQPLSRKVSIPSSRINPYRMVIVLRLIILCIFLHYRITNPVPNAYALWLISVICEIWFAISWILDQFPKWLPVNRETYLDRLSLRYDREGEPSNLAAVDIFVSTVDPLKEPPMVTANTVLSILAVDYPVDKVSCYVSDDGAAMLTFEALSETSEFARKWVPFCKKYAIEPRAPEWYFSQKIDYLKDKVQPSFVKERRAMKREYEEFKVRVNGLVAKATKIPEEGWIMQDGTPWPGNNTRDHPGMIQVFLGQSGGLDTDGNELPRLVYVSREKRPGFQHHKKAGAMNALVRVSAVLTNGPFLLNLDCDHYINNSKALREAMCFLMDPNLGKNVCYVQFPQRFDGIDRNDRYANRNTVFFDINLRGLDGIQGPVYVGTGCVFNRTALYGYEPPVKPKHKKTGVLSSLCGGSRKKGSKSSKKGSDKKKSNKNVDPTVPIFSLEDIEEGVEGAGFDDEKSLLMSQMSLEKRFGQSSVFVASTLMENGGVPQSATSETLLKEAIHVISCGYEDKSDWGNEIGWIYGSVTEDILTGFKMHARGWRSIYCMPKLPAFKGSAPINLSDRLNQVLRWALGSVEILLSRHCPIWYGYSGRLKWLERFAYVNTTIYPITSIPLLMYCTLPAVCLLTNKFIIPQISNLASIWFITLFLSIFATGILEMRWSGVGIDEWWRNEQFWVIGGVSAHLFAVVQGLLKVLAGIDTNFTVTSKASDEDGDFNELYMFKWTTLLIPPTTLLVINLVGVVAGISYAINSGYQSWGPLFGKLFFAFWVIVHLYPFLKGLMGRQNRTPTIVIVWSILLASIFSLLWVRVDPFTTAITGPDIEECGINC, from the exons ATGGAGTCAGAAGGAGAAACTGCG GCAAAGCCCATGAAGAGCGTCGGGGGTAAGGTCTGCCAGATCTGTGGGGATAATGTTGGGAAGACTGCAGATGGGGAACCATTCATTGCCTGCGATGTCTGTGCCTTTCCTGTTTGCAGGCCATGCTATGAGTACGAGAGAAAGGATGGAAATCAGTCTTGCCCTCAATGCAAAACCAGATACAAGAGGCACAAAG GAAGCCCTGCAATTCTTGGTGATAGAGAAGAGGATGCTGTTGCTGATGATGGTACCAGTGATTTCAACTACACTTCAGAAAATCAAAACGAGAAGCAAAAGATTGCAGAACGCATGCTGAGCTGGCATATGACATATGGCCGGGGAGAGGATGTTTCAGCTCCAAATTATGATAAAGAGGTTTCTCACAATCACATCCCTCTACTCGCTAGTGGCCAAGAG GTTTCCGGAGAACTGTCTGCCGCTTCACCAGAGCGCCTTTCAATGGCATCTCCTGGAGTTGGTCCTGGAAAGCGTGCCCATCATCATTCTTATGGATCAGATGTTAATCAATCCC CTAATATAAGGGTTGTGGATCCTGTGAGGGAGTTTGGTTCTCCCGGGATAGGAAATGTAGCATGGAAAGAGAGAGTGGATGGCTGGAAAATGAAGCAAGAGAAGAATGTCATTCCAATGAGCACTGGCCAAGCCACTTCAGAAAGAGGCGGTGGAGATATTGATGCCAGATCTGATGTGATTGTGGATGACTCTTTATT GAATGATGAAGCTAGGCAGCCTCTTTCCAGAAAGGTCTCGATTCCATCTTCTAGAATAAATCCTTACAGAATGGTCATTGTTCTGCGGCTTATTATTCTGTGCATTTTCTTGCACTATCGAATAACAAATCCTGTGCCCAATGCCTATGCTCTGTGGCTGATATCAGTCATTTGTGAGATTTGGTTTGCAATTTCCTGGATTCTCGATCAGTTCCCAAAGTGGCTCCCTGTAAATCGTGAAACATATCTTGACAGACTTTCTTTGAG ATATGACCGAGAAGGAGAACCATCAAACTTAGCTGCTGTTGACATCTTTGTCAGTACTGTTGATCCATTGAAGGAGCCTCCTATGGTGACAGCAAATACTGTGCTATCTATTCTTGCAGTTGACTACCCAGTTGACAAGGTTTCTTGCTATGTTTCTGATGATGGAGCTGCAATGTTGACATTCGAAGCTCTGTCTGAAACTTCAGAATTTGCTAGGAAATGGGTCCCTTTCTGCAAGAAGTATGCTATTGAGCCTCGGGCTCCTGAATGGTACTTTTCACAGAAGATTGATTACTTAAAGGATAAAGTTCAACCATCATTCGTCAAAGAGCGTAGAGCAATGAAG AGAGAATACGAAGAATTTAAAGTTCGTGTTAACGGGCTTGTTGCAAAGGCCACAAAAATACCCGAAGAAGGATGGATCATGCAAGATGGTACCCCATGGCCTGGAAATAATACTAGAGACCATCCAGGAATGATTCAG GTTTTCTTAGGCCAAAGTGGAGGGCTCGATACTGATGGTAATGAACTGCCACGTTTAGTCTATGTTTCTCGTGAAAAGCGTCCAGGTTTCCAACATCACAAGAAGGCTGGTGCTATGAATGCACTT GTTCGAGTATCTGCAGTCCTCACCAACGGACCTTTCCTGTTGAATCTTGATTGTGATCATTACATCAACAACAGTAAGGCCTTGAGGGAAGCTATGTGCTTTCTAATGGATCCTAACCTTGGGAAAAATGTGTGTTATGTTCAGTTCCCACAGAGGTTTGATGGTATTGATAGAAACGATCGATATGCCAATCGTAACACTGTTTTCTTTGAT ATTAACTTGAGAGGTTTAGATGGTATTCAAGGGCCAGTTTATGTGGGTACTGGATGTGTCTTCAATAGAACAGCTTTGTATGGTTACGAACCTCCTGTCAAACCTAAGCATAAGAAAACTGGAGTTCTATCTTCACTTTGTGGTGGATCACGGAAGAAGGGTTCAAAATCAAGTAAAAAGGGATCAgacaaaaagaaatcaaataagAATGTCGATCCTACTGTGCCAATTTTCAGTCTAGAGGATATTGAAGAGGGGGTGGAAG GTGCTGGATTTGATGATGAGAAGTCATTATTGATGTCACAAATGAGCCTAGAAAAGAGGTTTGGCCAGTCTTCTGTTTTTGTTGCCTCTACACTGATGGAGAATGGCGGTGTTCCTCAATCTGCAACATCAGAAACTCTACTTAAAGAAGCTATTCATGTTATCAGCTGTGGATATGAAGACAAATCTGATTGGGGAAACGAG ATTGGATGGATCTATGGTTCTGTCACAGAAGATATTCTTACAGGATTCAAGATGCATGCCCGTGGGTGGAGGTCTATATACTGCATGCCTAAGCTCCCAGCCTTTAAAGGGTCTGCTCCTATTAATCTTTCAGATCGTCTGAACCAAGTGCTTCGATGGGCTTTGGGATCTGTGGAAATTCTTCTTAGTCGGCATTGTCCCATCTGGTATGGTTACAGTGGGAGGCTAAAATGGTTGGAGAGATTTGCGTATGTGAACACTACAATTTACCCAATCACTTCCATACCTCTTCTCATGTACTGTACACTGCCGGCTGTCTGTCTTCTTACCAACAAATTTATCATTCCACAG ATTAGCAACCTTGCGAGTATATGGTTTATCACCCTCTTTCTTTCCATCTTTGCAACTGGTATTCTAGAGATGAGGTGGAGTGGCGTTGGAATCGATGAGTGGTGGAGAAATGAACAGTTTTGGGTTATTGGTGGTGTTTCTGCCCATCTGTTTGCGGTTGTCCAAGGTCTCCTCAAAGTACTTGCTGGTATTGACACCAACTTCACTGTCACCTCCAAGGCATCAGACGAAGACGGGGACTTTAATGAACTCTACATGTTTAAATGGACAACCCTTCTCATCCCACCAACAACTCTCCTCGTCATAAACTTGGTGGGGGTTGTTGCAGGTATATCGTATGCCATCAACAGTGGTTACCAATCATGGGGTCCCCTCTTTGGTAAGCTCTTCTTTGCCTTTTGGGTGATTGTCCATTTGTATCCATTCCTCAAAGGTCTCATGGGGCGCCAGAACCGTACGCCCACCATTGTAATCGTGTGGTCGATTCTCCTTGCTTCAATTTTCTCATTGTTGTGGGTGAGGGTCGATCCCTTCACCACGGCAATCACCGGTCCAGATATCGAGGAGTGTGGAATCAACTGCTAG